In Legionellales bacterium, the DNA window AGATGTCTTAGAACAAATTGTCGGTGATATTGAAGATGAGTTCGATGTAGACAAAGACAGCTTTATTAAACGTCATAATGACAGTGAATTTATTATCAAAGCTCGCACGCCGATTGAAAATTTCAATGAATATTTTTCCACACAATTTTCAGATGAAGAATTTGATACCATTGGCGGGTTAGTGATTAACTCCTTAGGACACTTGCCGCGCCGAGGTGAAACCGTGCGCATTGGTGATTTTGATTTTGAAGTCATTCATGCCGATAAACGTCGCGTCCATTTATTAAAAATGATCATTCATGAAAAAATCACTGCTTAGGATTCACTCACTCACACAATTAAAATGCGATGGGGTTGCTTTACTCAGTGGGGCAATATTACCTTTGGCCTTTGCACCATTTTATTTAAGCTTTCTGGCCATTTTAAGCCCTGCCCTATTATTATTTATTCTCACACAGTCTCCCCGCAGATTTTTTTGGCGAGGATTTTTATTTGGTTGTGGTGTCTTTGCTGTAGGCTGCTCATGGGTATTTATCAGCATTTATCGTTTTAGTGGCTCGGGATTTTTTTTATCTTTTTTATTAACCGTGTTATTTATTGTTGTGCTTGCGCTCTTCTTTGCCATAATCTCAAGTCTGTTTGCGCGCTTCCGTCAAGCCAACGCGCTGAGCAATCATTTATTATTATTTCCTATGCTGTGGGTAAGTGTTGAGTGGTTGCGCAGTTGGATTTTCACCGGTTTTCCCTGGTTATTATTGGGCTATAGTCAAATTAATTCGAGCTTGCGTGGATTTATTCCTGTGATCGGCGTCTATGGCTTAAGTTTTTTATGCGTGTTTTGCGCGGGGCTACTCAATCTTTTATGGCATTCTGCTTTAAAACGATCGCTGTTGATATTAATTATTTTTATGGGTATTTTTGTAAGTGGCGGATTGCTTAATCGCATTGCATGGACTCGCCCAAATTCCTCAGCCATTTCAGTGGCATTAGTGCAAGGCAATATTCCACAATCGGTAAAATGGCAAGCATCGCGCGTTTTTCATATTTTAAATACCTATTTTTCATTAAGCCTGCCCTATTGGCACGATCGCATGATTATTTGGCCTGAAGGTGCTATTCCCTTGGTCGACACCGCGGCAACTGAATATTTAAATAATTTACGAGAATTAGCCTTAAAAAATCACTCAACCTTATTAACCGGCATTGCCACTGCTATTCCTAATAGCCCTGATTATCATAATGCCTTAATAGCGGTGGGCACGGCACATGGCATTTATTTTAAACGTCATTTAGTACCCTTTGGAGAATTCGTTCCGTTTGAAAACTATTTACGTCCCTTTGCGGGTATTTTTAATTTACCCATGTCAAATTTTACCGCAGGAAAATTTCATCAACCCTTAATTAAATTAGCGAATCTTAATATTGCTGCTTATTTATGTTATGAAATTGCCTATCCCAATGAAGTGATCAGTACATTTAATCATGCCGATCTCATTGTTAACATCAGCGATGACAGTTGGTTTGGCAAATCCTTTGCGGCGATTCAACAATTTCAAATGGCGCGTTTTCGGGCCTTAGAGATAGGACGCTTTGTGATTGCCACCAGCAATAGTGGTGTCACTGCCATTATCAATGCCAAAGGCAATGTCATCAGCGCACTCCCTCTATTTCAACCAGCAGTGTTACAAAGCCATGTCTATGCCATGAAGGGCACCACCCCGATCACTCACCTCACCCCGAATGGCGTGCTGCTTTTATTATGGTTTCTTTTTGGTGGTTATTGTTTGAGATGCTTCTTTAAACAAAAAGTTAAAAAGAGTGAAAAAATATTATACGATTGTGCGCTTGCCGTTGAACATGATCCATCACTCCAGGAGGAAATGAAAAAATGGGATATTACTTTGCAAGATGGATTAGAAAAAGATAAGTCGTGGTGAGCTTTATATCACTCACCATTCAATGGTGCTTTACGCCCTGTCATAGTAGTTTCGTTTTCCCCATCAGCCAAATTTAACAAAATAAGATTTTCGCACTTGTGCGAAAATCCTGCAAAACTTACAGCTCGTCCCAAAAAACCCATTGCACAATTCAGCCACTGCGGTATCCTAGCTACTTTCTGTAAAATGAAGAAGATGAGCACAATGGAAGAACACTATAACCCAGCCGAAGTGGAAACACGTGTCCAGGACTATTGGCAACAAAAACAAACGTTTACCGTTAAAGAAGATTTAAGTAAAGAAAAATTCTATTGCCTGTGCATGTTCCCTTATCCCAGCGGGCATTTACACGTGGGTCATACCCGCAATTACACCTTAGGCGATGTGATCACTCGCTATCAACTTATGCTAGGCAAAAATGTCTTGCAACCCATGGGCTGGGATGCATTTGGATTGCCGGCCGAAAATGCGGCCATTAAGCATAACGTTCCGCCGGCGCAGTGGACATACGATAATATCCATAAAATGCGCACTCAATTTCAACGTCTCGGTTTTGGTTACGATTGGTCGCGCGAAATTACCACATGCAAACCAGACTATTATCAATGGGAACAATGGCTGTTTATTCAATTATTCAAAAAAGGTTTAGTCTATCGCAAAAATTCGTTTGTCAATTGGGACCCTGTCGATAATACGGTGCTCGCCAATGAACAAGTGGTGAATGGTCGTGGTTGGCGCTCGGGCGCGTTAATTGAACGCCGTGAAATTTCGCAGTGGTTTTTAAAAATCACCGATTACGCCGAAGAATTATTAAAAGGTTTAGACGATTTAACCGAATGGCCAGAGCAAGTTCGCACCATGCAACGTAATTGGATTGGACGCTCTGAAGGCACTGAAATTATTTTTCAAGTTGAAAATTCTGATCAAACACTAGAAGTATTTACTACGCGCCCCGATACCTTCATGGGCGCCACCTATTTAGCGATTGCCGCTCAACATCCTCTAGCAAAATTAGCAGCCAAAAATAATCCTGCCATAGAACAATTTATCGATGAGTGTAATAAAATCAAAGTCGCGGAAGCCGATATGGCGACGCTGGAAAAACGGGGTATCGTCACTCCCTTTAACGCTATCCATCCGCTCACTCAAAAAAAATTGCCCATTTGGATCGCCAATTTTGTGGTGATGGATTATGGCAGTGGTGCAGTGATGTGTGTGCCTGCGCATGATCAACGAGATTATGAATTTGCCCAAAAATATCAGTTACCGATTCAACAAGTCATTGAACCCATCGATAACTCTCCCATTATTTTAGAAGAAGAAGCTTTTACTCACAAAGGTCGCACGATTAATTCTGGTGAATTCAATGGCCTTAATTTTACTGAAGCCTGTGAAGCTATTACCGAAAAACTCAACCAACACAAACAAGGTCGCAAAAAAATTACTTATCGTTTACGCGATTGGGGTATCTCGCGCCAACGCTATTGGGGCACACCAATCCCCATGATCCACTGTAATAATTGTGGTGATGTTCCTGTCTCGGAAAAAGATTTACCGGTATTACTCCCAGAAAATGTTTCTTTTACTGGCGCAATATCTCCCTTAAACAACATGCCCGAATTTTACCAAACCATTTGCCCCGAATGTGGTAATAATGCGCGAAGGGAAACCGACACCTTCGATACTTTCATGGAATCCTCCTGGTATTACGCGCGCTACGCCAGTTTTAATCAAGATAAAGCCATGCTGGATGCCAGAGCTAATTATTGGGTACCGGTTGATCATTATATTGGTGGCATTGAACACGCTGTCATGCATTTACTTTATTCCCGCTTTATTCATAAAGTCTTACGTGATGAAAATTTATTAAATTCCGATGAACCCTTTAAACGTTTATTAACTCAAGGCATGGTCTTAAAAGATGGTGCCAAAATGTCAAAATCCAAAGGCAATACGGTTGACCCCCAAGAATTAATTGATCGTTATGGTGCCGATACCTTACGTTTATTCATGATGTTTGCAGCACCTCCTGAACAATCTTTAGAATGGTCAGACAGTGGCGTTGAGGGTTCTTACCGCTTTTTAAAACGGTTATGGCAATTTGCCTATAAATATCAAACTTTAATTCAGCAATATAATGATCAATACAAAGGTAAATTTAATCCCATTGATTGGGATGAGATTGCTCTCACTCAACAAATCAATGACACCACGTTAAAAACCTTGCGTAATATTCACAAAGAAACGCACGCTATATTAAAAAAAGCCTGTTATGACATGGAAATTTGTCAATTTAATACCGTGGTATCGGCTGCCATGAAATTATTAAATATCTTAAACGATATTCCAAATTCAGATGGTGCCAATGGTCAGAGCAGTGATGCGTATAGCGCCTTGTATAACCGTTTAATTGCTGGTGGCATGAGTATTTTATTGCGATTATTGCATCCAATTACCCCACACATCACTCATACCTTATGGCAAGAACTCGATTACGGTAGCGATATTTTAAAAGCCAGTTGGCCCAAAATTATTAAAAGCGCGTTAAAATCAGAAGAAGTCGATATGATCGTGCAAGTCAATGGCAAATTGCGCGCTAAAATCAGTGTGCCAACCGATATGGATAATACCAATATTGAAAAATTAGCCCTATCCGAAGAAAATGTGCAACGCTTTGTAAGTGGTAAACACTGTGAAAAAGTGATTATCGTCCCTGGAAAATTAATTAACATAGTAGTGAAATAACCATGAAAAAATTTATTTTAAGTCTTTTTTTAGTGTCAAACTTAGTCATGTTATCCGGCTGTGATTTTCAATTACGCGAAAAATCGCAATTAGCTGCGCCCTTGCAACGCATCTATTTAACCTCGCGCAGCCCTATAGGCGATGTCACCAAAGAATTACGCCAAACCTTATTAGGCTCAGGCATTCAATTAGTCGATTTACCGCAACAATCCCGCGTGACGTTAACCGTATTATCCGAATACTATGTTAAATCACAACCCTCTATCGCCTTTAATTCGCCCAGCCAAACGAGTTCCATCACCGGCACCTATTACGCCACGTTCCGGGTCACCGATTATCGCGATAAAGAAATTATTCCTGTGCGTCAAGTTTCAGCCTCTCAAACCTTCACTGCTAACGCCAATCAAGTGTTAGGATCAAACGAGCAAGAACGCACCATTAAAGCAGAATTAGTCCGTGATATTTGTAATCAAATTATTAACCAACTTATGGCAAAAAATACCATTGCACAATTAGAAAAATCCAACGCCACAACCACACCATCCTCATGAAAATAAAATGTGAGGAGTTAACAAGCACACTCACACGCACACTCTCACCCGTGTACTGCATCACGGGTGATGAAATTTTTTTTGTTGAACAAACTCTAGAACAACTTCGCGGTGCGGCATCTGCGCAAGGGTTCAGTGAGCGCGAAGTCTTTTTTATTGATGCTCATTTTAATTGGTCGCATTTAGAAAATAGTGTCGCCCATGCTTCCTTATTTAACCCGCGATCACTGATTGAAATCCGCATGCCAAACAATAAACCCGGAACAGCAGGAGCAGATTTTTTAAAAAATTATGCGTTACACCCTAACCCCAATAAAATTATCGTCATCGTATTGAGCAAACTCGATAGCGCCACGTCTCGTAGCGCTTGGATTAAACAATTGGAAAAGCACGGTGTTATTATTCAAATTTGGCCGCTTACCCCGAAACAATGGCCGTATTTTATTGCTAACCAAACTCAACATTATCAATTAAATATTGCAGCAGCTGGTCTAGAAAAACTGGCTTATACGTTTGAGGGCAATTTATTAGCGCTCGATCAGTGTTTACAACACTTAAAATTATTATACAGCCAACAAACTATTACTCTGCCCATGCTTAATACCATTATTCAACATCAAGCTCAATTTGATATTTTTGCCTTAAGCGATGCTGCGATTGCAGGTGAAGTGGAACGTGTCATCCACATTATGGAAACCCTCCAACAACTTCAAGTAGAGCCTATTTTATGTCTTTGGGCGCTGACGCAAGATATTCGTAAATGCGTTACGCTTCACCAGCATTCTGCTGCTGAATTTACGCGTCTTTGCACGCAGCTTAGCCTTTGGCCACAACGACGTCCTTATTTTCAAGCCGCTTTACGACGCCATAACTTAGCTAGCTGTTTAGCGTTATTGAGCGAATGCGCGCGCATCGATCAACTTTGCAAAGGAATGTTACAAGAAAATGTCTGGATCGCTTTAACCGATGTGAGTTTGCGCTTAGCAGGAAAAAAATTGTGGGTGAATCACGCATGAAAAAAATTATTGCTATTTTAGGGGGTACATTTGATCCTGTTCATTTAGGTCATTTACACATGGCACAACAAGTTTATCAACAGCTCCCTATTGAAGAAATTCGTTTCATTCCCTGTAAAATTCCGGTATTAAAATCCCCAGCGCAGTTTAGCCCAGAGCAACGGCTAACCCTACTGCAACTCGCCCTGCATGATTTTCCTTACTGCAAAATCGATGAACGCGAATTACAGCGTGCGACACCTTCGTATACCGTGCTCACCTTAAAAGAAATTCGCCACGAAATCGGCGTTGAACAAAGTCTTGCTTTTATTTTAGGGAGTGATGCTTTTGCTGATTTTTCTCGCTGGCATGAATGGGAAACCATTTTAAGCCTAGCGCATTTAATTATTATCCCTCGTATGAGTTATAATTTTAGCGATGCTCTTGAAAAACAACCGCCATTAAAACCGAGAATCATTGCTGATCCTCACTATCTAATTCAGCAACCAGCAGGCGCTATTTTTTTTCTCGATTGTCCACAAATGACCATTTCTTCCACAGAAATCCGTCAGTGCTTGGCTAAGCTTGCGCTTGCCAAAAAAAATACTGCAGTTCAACACTCATATCTATCTGCTGAAGAAAAAACAACTTTAGCGGCTTATCTACCACGGTCGGTAATTGATGGTTTGGATCGAGAGCAACTACAAAAATAATTTTAGGCGTAGCCAGATTCTTTTTGATGTCGAAAATAATCACTTGTAACATTTCGGTAGAATACCTTTTTTGCTCTCTTTACCCCAAGTTCGCAGCCAAGTGCTAAGATCATGATTGGTCACATGCAGCCCTGTTGCTTGATAAGATTCCCAAGATCGTAAGGCTTCTTGTTTAAAGCTTGCTCTTTTTACTTCACTATCGAGTTTAATTGAAGTTGTCATCACTAAACCTTAATTTAGTACTTAATATTTATTAATACGTTAGCAGACCGCTTAACTCAGTCCACTAAAAGTTATAATGACATCTTGGGATAATCTGGTTACACTACCCGCAAAATTTATCCCAGAGGACACCCATGACCACCCCGCTTTTAATTGATATTGTGATGCAATCATTAGACGATCTCAAAGCCAATGATATTATTAAACTCAATGTTGCTAAGCTCACCACCATCACCGATACCATGGTGATTTGCAGTGGCACCTCGACGCGCCATGTTAAAGCCTTAAGTGATGAAGTGATCCGCAATGCCAAAGAACAAGGATTTAGCCCACTAGGCACCGAAGGCCAAGACAATGCGCAATGGGTATTAGTCGATTTAGGCGATGTGGTGGTTCATATCATGTTGCCCGACACCCGTGAATTTTATAATTTAGAAAAATTATGGGGCGCGCCAGAATTATCGTCGCAACAAGAATCTGCCGTATAAATCATGAAATTAAAAATTATCGCCATTGGCAATCGCATGCCAGATTGGGTAAATCAAGGGTTTAACGACTACGCCAAGCGCATGCCACGGGATTACCCTGTCGAACTGATTGAAATTCCCTTACAAAAGCGCCAAGACAAGCAACAAATTACTCAACAAATGGAGCGCGAAACCCAGCATATGCTGAAACACATTAAACCCAGCGATCAGGTGGTGGCATTATGTGTGGAAGGCAGACAATATTCTACCGAAGAATTTGCACACAAACTTCAACATTGGCAGTATCATGAACTGGTGTTTTTAATTGGCGGGCCAGAAGGATTACACCCACAAAGCCTTGCACGCGCCAATGAACAGTTATCGCTGTCGAACCTCACCCTCCCACATCCCCTTGCCCGTTTGGTGCTTGTCGAACAACTCTACCGCGCCTGGTCGATTCTCTCGAATCATCCCTATCACCGAGCTTAACCTATTGATCTTGAATATACCAACGCACTTAAAGCAGCGCTTTGGATCTTGAAATGCATTCGGTAGAGTTGCCTGTGAATAGGGGAAACACCCCAAAAATTCACATTGTAAAATTTTTTTTCAATTTAAGGCTTGGCTTAAGTTTCTCTTAAGCTTCGTTTGGTATAGTAGGAACTGTCACAGTGATTTAAAGATAATAACAATAAATTATTGAAAATAACAAAAACAATAAAATAACAACAACAGAACAACAATAATAAAAAAATCACTGTGACATTTTCTTTTTCAACTTCAATAAAAGCCCTATTATGAATTTAGAAGAATTTTACCAATCTTTGAATAACTACCATAAAGCATTTATTTTTTACCTTCTCAATATCAAAGAAAATTTTGCCTATGATGAAGAGATTTTGCCTGAGCAAGAAAATCAATTGATAAGGTGGTTTAAATATTTTGAGATAAAAATATCTTTAATGATTTTAGAAGGAATTATCGATGCCTTTACAGAGAAAGGTGATACACCTCCAATCCAATATCTCAATTTAATGAAAAAGTTTCTTGAAGAAGTAAGCAACCTCATTCCACAAGAAGAAATCGCCAGAACAACGTTTGATCATTATTTATTGCTGATTACTGCTTTCATTCACTTACTTAATGTGGATCCGAGCAATAAAGATTACTATCTTGCTAAAATAGCTACCCTTATTCATCAGAACATTCCTAATGACTATCACATAGAATACAGGCTGGCGCCAAGTTTACTTTCTATAAAAAACCCCTCCCATCGAAATGAACTTTCACAAGCAATAAATCACCACAAAACTTTTCTAAAAATGTCCTATGATTTAAATAATCCAAACTATTTTGAATGTTTAATTAAACATATACATGAAATAACTCAACTATCTACACTCACTTGGATACAACCTCTACTTGAAAGCTCTAACCACAGTATAGAAATAGATGAAGAGCAAATTACCGAACTTCTAAAAATACTTATCTCCAAAAACGATAGTGAAACTCATTTAATTATACAGCATATTCTATTTTTAATTATACAAAAAAATATTGCCAATTCGACCGATAAAAAAGAATCTTTTAAAAAACTATTAACTGATTATTTTTCTTCTTTTGTGAAAACTTATAAAGAAAAACTATCGGAAACCAATTGGAACCAGCTACCAAACTCAATGATAGTTCTCTTTGATATCACCTTTAAACTACTGAATTTAATATCGCCAAATATCAGTATAAATGACTTTAACACCATCATGAGCACCATAGATATAGAATTGTTCTGTATCGAAAACCAAGTGCCAGACATTAAATTATCCTATTATTTATTACGTATTACCTGTGATAAAAGCTTTGAATTGCCAAGTTTAAATAAAACTGATGGTATGATCCATGAGCCAAATGATATTATATTTTCATCTAAATTTTTGGGTAAACAGTTTATCAATCTAAATAAATCACTTATTAAAACACTCAATTCTCTTGCGCCAGAGTCAATTCCGTCAAGTATTTTTTCACTAATACTGCTTAGATCAAACCCTAAAGAAATAATTGAATTTTATTATCAATGTGGGAAAATCAATCAACAAGTAGAAGATTACCAGAAAATTGATGTAGACTATTTTTTTATAGAAAACTACAGAAAAATTTGTTTTATCATGGATTTATTGGGTGATGAAAATGCTATTTATTGCTTGAATAAAAAATTAAAAGACAATCTGTTATCTTTAAATATATATTTAAGTCATCTTCCAGTTTTTCAAGACTCTTTAACACCCAGCCTAAAAGCCACTATTCAAAATATATTAAATAATTTAAACGGCGATGAGTTATTAAATGATATCTTGCACATATTTTCCTTATTGCATTTATATCTAAAAAATATCGATTACGATCAAGAGTCTTTATTGAAAAATTTAGTTTCTCTTGCTGACGTGCCTAATAAGAACCAATTTACTGACATGCTAATGGAAGAAATAATTATACGCCATATGGGCATGAGCACAATAGATAATGACACAAATGATCGCATAAAAATAATTCAATTCTATAATGAATGTTACATGATTAATCAAGAAACAGAGCCTCATAATCGAACCAACTTCATAATATTTTTTGAAAACAGCTTGTGGAAAATTCTTTTCATCAGCAAGTTATTAACCATTAAACACGGTGTTAAAGATATCCAAAAAGCCATTAGTTTATTAAGTAACGAGCGCGGGACACATTCTTTATTGCCTTTAGAGAGATATTTTAAACATATCCGTTTTACAATTTATTTTTTAAATAACTCTTTAGACACAGTATTAAAAAACATAATGGCAAAAATTATGGAATCTACAGATCATAATAAAATATTATCCGAATTTTTGAGCTTGTATCGTTTGTTACTATTATATACATCCTCAGCAGGCTATCCACCCAGCAGCATAATATTAAAAACATACTTACTTGAGCTAGCGGAGAACAGTTCCAGTCTCAAACATTTTAGTCAAAATTTAATGAGAGACATAATCACGATTTTACTTCCAGAAGAAAATTTAACTGATGTTCAAATCACCCAAATATTTGAAAATATCGATGAAAAAAGATTGGTTAAACTATTTTCAGCTTCACAAAAAATGCAAAACGATCAATTTCGTGATGTTTTTTTTAGCTTCTTAAAGCGCGATTTGCTGGGAAATAGTGTTCACCAAGCTCAAGATATTCCTCAATCTCAAGCAATGATAACCTTACAGCAGCATAATGAAAATATCAGAAAAATACTTCTTGAAAACGACATCGATCCCACAGTTGCTTTAAATTATGAACCATGTTT includes these proteins:
- the holA gene encoding DNA polymerase III subunit delta, with the protein product MKIKCEELTSTLTRTLSPVYCITGDEIFFVEQTLEQLRGAASAQGFSEREVFFIDAHFNWSHLENSVAHASLFNPRSLIEIRMPNNKPGTAGADFLKNYALHPNPNKIIVIVLSKLDSATSRSAWIKQLEKHGVIIQIWPLTPKQWPYFIANQTQHYQLNIAAAGLEKLAYTFEGNLLALDQCLQHLKLLYSQQTITLPMLNTIIQHQAQFDIFALSDAAIAGEVERVIHIMETLQQLQVEPILCLWALTQDIRKCVTLHQHSAAEFTRLCTQLSLWPQRRPYFQAALRRHNLASCLALLSECARIDQLCKGMLQENVWIALTDVSLRLAGKKLWVNHA
- the lnt gene encoding apolipoprotein N-acyltransferase, with protein sequence MKKSLLRIHSLTQLKCDGVALLSGAILPLAFAPFYLSFLAILSPALLLFILTQSPRRFFWRGFLFGCGVFAVGCSWVFISIYRFSGSGFFLSFLLTVLFIVVLALFFAIISSLFARFRQANALSNHLLLFPMLWVSVEWLRSWIFTGFPWLLLGYSQINSSLRGFIPVIGVYGLSFLCVFCAGLLNLLWHSALKRSLLILIIFMGIFVSGGLLNRIAWTRPNSSAISVALVQGNIPQSVKWQASRVFHILNTYFSLSLPYWHDRMIIWPEGAIPLVDTAATEYLNNLRELALKNHSTLLTGIATAIPNSPDYHNALIAVGTAHGIYFKRHLVPFGEFVPFENYLRPFAGIFNLPMSNFTAGKFHQPLIKLANLNIAAYLCYEIAYPNEVISTFNHADLIVNISDDSWFGKSFAAIQQFQMARFRALEIGRFVIATSNSGVTAIINAKGNVISALPLFQPAVLQSHVYAMKGTTPITHLTPNGVLLLLWFLFGGYCLRCFFKQKVKKSEKILYDCALAVEHDPSLQEEMKKWDITLQDGLEKDKSW
- the rlmH gene encoding 23S rRNA (pseudouridine(1915)-N(3))-methyltransferase RlmH, with the translated sequence MKLKIIAIGNRMPDWVNQGFNDYAKRMPRDYPVELIEIPLQKRQDKQQITQQMERETQHMLKHIKPSDQVVALCVEGRQYSTEEFAHKLQHWQYHELVFLIGGPEGLHPQSLARANEQLSLSNLTLPHPLARLVLVEQLYRAWSILSNHPYHRA
- the nadD gene encoding nicotinate-nucleotide adenylyltransferase, with protein sequence MKKIIAILGGTFDPVHLGHLHMAQQVYQQLPIEEIRFIPCKIPVLKSPAQFSPEQRLTLLQLALHDFPYCKIDERELQRATPSYTVLTLKEIRHEIGVEQSLAFILGSDAFADFSRWHEWETILSLAHLIIIPRMSYNFSDALEKQPPLKPRIIADPHYLIQQPAGAIFFLDCPQMTISSTEIRQCLAKLALAKKNTAVQHSYLSAEEKTTLAAYLPRSVIDGLDREQLQK
- the leuS gene encoding leucine--tRNA ligase; this encodes MEEHYNPAEVETRVQDYWQQKQTFTVKEDLSKEKFYCLCMFPYPSGHLHVGHTRNYTLGDVITRYQLMLGKNVLQPMGWDAFGLPAENAAIKHNVPPAQWTYDNIHKMRTQFQRLGFGYDWSREITTCKPDYYQWEQWLFIQLFKKGLVYRKNSFVNWDPVDNTVLANEQVVNGRGWRSGALIERREISQWFLKITDYAEELLKGLDDLTEWPEQVRTMQRNWIGRSEGTEIIFQVENSDQTLEVFTTRPDTFMGATYLAIAAQHPLAKLAAKNNPAIEQFIDECNKIKVAEADMATLEKRGIVTPFNAIHPLTQKKLPIWIANFVVMDYGSGAVMCVPAHDQRDYEFAQKYQLPIQQVIEPIDNSPIILEEEAFTHKGRTINSGEFNGLNFTEACEAITEKLNQHKQGRKKITYRLRDWGISRQRYWGTPIPMIHCNNCGDVPVSEKDLPVLLPENVSFTGAISPLNNMPEFYQTICPECGNNARRETDTFDTFMESSWYYARYASFNQDKAMLDARANYWVPVDHYIGGIEHAVMHLLYSRFIHKVLRDENLLNSDEPFKRLLTQGMVLKDGAKMSKSKGNTVDPQELIDRYGADTLRLFMMFAAPPEQSLEWSDSGVEGSYRFLKRLWQFAYKYQTLIQQYNDQYKGKFNPIDWDEIALTQQINDTTLKTLRNIHKETHAILKKACYDMEICQFNTVVSAAMKLLNILNDIPNSDGANGQSSDAYSALYNRLIAGGMSILLRLLHPITPHITHTLWQELDYGSDILKASWPKIIKSALKSEEVDMIVQVNGKLRAKISVPTDMDNTNIEKLALSEENVQRFVSGKHCEKVIIVPGKLINIVVK
- the rsfS gene encoding ribosome silencing factor — its product is MTTPLLIDIVMQSLDDLKANDIIKLNVAKLTTITDTMVICSGTSTRHVKALSDEVIRNAKEQGFSPLGTEGQDNAQWVLVDLGDVVVHIMLPDTREFYNLEKLWGAPELSSQQESAV